In Pseudoalteromonas sp. NC201, a single window of DNA contains:
- a CDS encoding sensor histidine kinase, producing the protein MFNELQRYIPVGICVLDQSHTVVFANEFLKNRLPDNTPKNIEGMSIDEVFPEAAKIIKRKLKSVFALKAASFSYWEHRPHVFELSSSRPVTGDETSMYQNIQYVPIFEHSEEVKKVCVIIQDVTELASYYQEQKRLTEALEIEKQELKTLNLKLEAAQNQLLQSEKMAAIGQLAAGVAHEINNPIGFVNSNIQSLEGQASGLFAMLDFYESNFSTLADSGLAQQEQQLQSQHSIDFLKEDVPELLQECLEGLDRVSKIVESLKSFSHVDNQEWQEADLIKGIESTLKIANNSIKYHAVINKTYSLDDEVLLYCQPMQINQVFLNLIINAAQSIASSGTVTISIEDKQNEVVIAIQDTGKGIPAEDINKIFNPFFTTKPVGQGTGLGLSLSYSIVAKHKGRIQVDSQVGVGTTFTVSFPKLSEADFSDEFTDK; encoded by the coding sequence GTGTTTAACGAATTGCAGCGTTATATTCCGGTTGGAATTTGTGTACTCGACCAATCACATACGGTGGTTTTTGCGAATGAATTTTTGAAAAACCGCCTACCGGATAACACTCCCAAAAATATTGAGGGCATGTCTATCGATGAGGTATTTCCTGAAGCTGCAAAAATCATTAAGCGGAAATTGAAGAGTGTTTTTGCTTTAAAAGCAGCAAGTTTTAGCTACTGGGAGCATCGTCCTCATGTGTTTGAACTTAGCAGCAGCCGTCCTGTTACTGGCGATGAAACTTCAATGTATCAGAACATTCAATATGTGCCGATTTTTGAGCATTCTGAAGAAGTGAAAAAGGTATGCGTGATCATACAAGATGTGACGGAGCTGGCGAGCTATTATCAAGAGCAAAAACGTCTAACCGAAGCATTAGAGATAGAAAAACAGGAGTTAAAAACACTCAACCTTAAGTTGGAAGCTGCACAAAACCAATTACTACAGTCTGAGAAAATGGCAGCAATTGGCCAACTAGCCGCTGGCGTGGCGCATGAAATCAACAATCCAATTGGTTTTGTGAATTCCAATATTCAAAGTTTAGAAGGCCAGGCTAGCGGACTGTTTGCGATGCTCGATTTTTATGAATCGAATTTTAGTACACTTGCCGACAGTGGTTTAGCACAGCAGGAGCAGCAGCTCCAAAGTCAGCATAGTATCGACTTTTTAAAGGAGGACGTGCCTGAATTACTGCAAGAGTGCTTAGAAGGGCTGGACCGAGTCTCTAAGATAGTTGAGAGTTTAAAATCCTTTTCTCATGTTGATAACCAGGAGTGGCAAGAGGCAGATCTCATTAAAGGGATTGAAAGTACGCTGAAAATAGCCAACAACTCAATTAAGTACCATGCGGTTATCAACAAAACTTACTCGCTTGATGATGAAGTGTTGCTATATTGTCAGCCAATGCAGATTAATCAGGTATTTTTAAACTTAATTATCAATGCAGCGCAATCAATAGCGTCAAGCGGTACGGTAACTATCTCTATCGAAGATAAACAAAACGAGGTGGTTATTGCCATCCAAGACACTGGCAAAGGGATCCCAGCTGAGGACATCAATAAAATTTTTAATCCATTTTTTACCACCAAACCTGTTGGTCAAGGTACTGGCCTTGGTCTGTCTCTATCATATAGCATCGTCGCCAAGCACAAGGGTCGCATTCAAGTTGACTCACAAGTCGGTGTAGGCACAACGTTTACGGTATCTTTTCCTAAGCTCAGCGAAGCAGATTTCTCCGACGAATTTACGGATAAGTAA
- a CDS encoding chemotaxis protein CheW gives MQAITENTQSLQYLTFQSRQDCYAIEILSIKEIIELGSVTKVPLMPEFIKGVINLRGSVVPVIDLSARLCGEVIEVGRRTCIIICEFSISDNLIEMGVIVDGVNEVIEVDAKDLTNSPQFGAQIRADFIASMVRRGDELLIALDLEKVLSVEEMAELIELSERGSHLGESA, from the coding sequence ATGCAAGCGATCACAGAAAACACACAGTCATTGCAATATCTCACTTTTCAGTCAAGACAGGATTGCTATGCAATTGAGATCCTGTCAATAAAGGAGATCATTGAATTGGGCTCCGTGACAAAAGTCCCCTTGATGCCTGAGTTTATTAAAGGAGTGATTAATTTAAGAGGCTCAGTTGTACCCGTTATCGATCTGTCAGCTCGGCTTTGTGGAGAAGTAATAGAAGTTGGCAGACGAACCTGCATTATCATTTGTGAATTCAGTATTTCTGACAACCTCATTGAGATGGGTGTCATTGTTGACGGCGTTAATGAAGTCATAGAAGTTGACGCAAAAGATCTAACCAACTCACCCCAGTTTGGCGCGCAAATCAGAGCTGACTTCATCGCTTCCATGGTAAGACGCGGAGATGAGCTACTTATCGCGCTAGACCTTGAAAAAGTTCTCTCAGTTGAAGAGATGGCTGAGCTGATAGAGTTAAGCGAGCGTGGTAGTCACCTTGGGGAGTCAGCATAA
- a CDS encoding methyl-accepting chemotaxis protein — protein MQILPINELKAIYKYYISAAVLLSLVLSLTLLLSVRVDILSLSSVLITSALLAVTLRQRHLTAKVILDCEAFASYSSEMQEHCEVEQHNTESVAAILETVINQVYSIKTLGNDSVSGLTLQFSELRQALNNTIESARGSVENFGDDEHCFAKHSQEELNEVLHSLRVALGSKLEVVNSNQAVSHAAKELTEQTKSIQKISKEITLLSLNASIEAARAGEAGRGFAVVAERVRELSDITSEAAELIIEKMNGLTNAVADNTQKLTESQAQDVTLMDDAELHIRKVLNEMASVANELTQSVHGLDDTASKIKANVDDAITDFQFQDRVSQKLEHICKGLTSLVSLYRTEGELGEEGLATLQQEMFNSYTMKEERECHVSTTENTSQHDHVEDEVTFF, from the coding sequence ATGCAGATACTTCCAATTAATGAGCTAAAGGCAATCTACAAGTACTACATTAGCGCTGCGGTGTTGCTCAGCCTAGTATTGTCTCTCACGCTATTGCTCAGTGTTCGCGTTGATATTTTGTCGCTATCTTCTGTGCTCATCACCAGTGCACTCTTAGCGGTAACGTTAAGGCAGCGTCATTTAACTGCAAAAGTAATTCTTGATTGTGAGGCATTTGCTAGTTATTCGAGTGAGATGCAAGAGCATTGCGAGGTGGAGCAGCACAATACAGAATCTGTTGCCGCGATTTTAGAAACCGTTATTAATCAGGTCTATAGTATTAAAACCTTGGGTAATGACTCGGTTTCTGGGCTGACCTTGCAGTTTTCAGAGCTAAGACAGGCACTAAATAACACGATCGAATCGGCACGAGGTTCTGTAGAAAATTTTGGTGATGATGAACACTGTTTTGCCAAACACAGTCAAGAAGAACTCAATGAAGTCCTGCATAGTTTGCGCGTTGCTCTCGGTTCAAAACTCGAGGTCGTCAATTCCAATCAAGCTGTAAGTCATGCTGCCAAAGAACTAACTGAGCAAACAAAATCTATTCAAAAAATCTCAAAAGAGATCACGTTATTGTCACTTAACGCATCAATTGAAGCTGCAAGAGCAGGGGAGGCCGGTCGGGGGTTTGCCGTGGTAGCGGAAAGGGTGCGTGAGCTTTCGGATATTACCTCAGAAGCTGCAGAGCTTATTATTGAAAAGATGAATGGCTTAACCAATGCCGTTGCTGACAATACTCAAAAGCTCACCGAATCACAGGCACAAGACGTTACGCTAATGGATGATGCTGAATTACATATCCGAAAAGTGCTCAATGAGATGGCGTCGGTCGCTAATGAGCTGACGCAATCGGTACATGGATTAGATGATACCGCAAGCAAGATAAAAGCGAACGTCGACGACGCGATAACCGATTTTCAATTTCAAGATAGAGTGAGCCAAAAGCTAGAACACATTTGCAAAGGGCTTACTTCATTAGTCTCACTATACAGGACAGAAGGTGAGCTAGGCGAGGAAGGGTTGGCTACATTACAGCAAGAAATGTTCAACTCTTACACCATGAAAGAAGAAAGGGAATGTCATGTTTCAACCACTGAAAATACGTCTCAACACGACCATGTTGAAGACGAAGTAACATTTTTCTAG
- a CDS encoding response regulator: MTKKIMIVDDSASIRQVAKMTLLAEGYEVIDACDGLDAINKLDEGKINLIISDLNMPNMDGLSLLKKVKEMGQYRFTPFLMLTTESGSDFVSQGKQAGAKAWMIKPFKPEKLINTVSRILA; the protein is encoded by the coding sequence ATGACTAAGAAAATTATGATAGTAGATGATTCGGCTTCAATTCGTCAGGTGGCAAAAATGACACTACTCGCTGAAGGTTATGAAGTCATTGATGCCTGTGATGGTCTTGACGCAATCAACAAGTTAGATGAAGGCAAAATCAACCTGATCATTAGTGACTTGAATATGCCAAACATGGACGGGCTGAGCTTGTTGAAGAAAGTGAAAGAAATGGGTCAATATCGCTTTACGCCTTTTTTGATGCTAACCACAGAATCGGGCTCTGATTTCGTGAGTCAAGGTAAGCAAGCGGGAGCAAAGGCTTGGATGATAAAGCCGTTTAAACCCGAAAAGCTGATTAATACCGTTTCACGTATTTTGGCTTAG
- a CDS encoding STAS domain-containing protein codes for MSNLTIVLPEVLTIYEVSKVAAKWQLMLSDDTTAIAIDLSELLEVDAAGFQLVVALAQCCTEKPLSVIGVDEHHSPCALWLLNTLVASNCAQRR; via the coding sequence ATGAGCAACTTAACCATTGTGCTGCCAGAAGTATTGACCATTTATGAAGTGAGCAAAGTGGCAGCAAAATGGCAGCTCATGTTAAGCGATGACACGACGGCGATAGCGATTGACCTTAGCGAGCTGCTGGAGGTGGACGCTGCAGGCTTTCAATTAGTTGTTGCACTCGCACAGTGTTGTACGGAAAAGCCATTATCTGTGATAGGGGTTGATGAGCATCACTCACCTTGTGCCTTATGGCTACTCAATACCTTAGTTGCATCAAACTGTGCGCAAAGGAGGTAA
- a CDS encoding chemotaxis protein CheA, whose product MVDLSEIQAVFIEEAKELVLQFEESLLAMESILPNSDDEIINEAFRAAHTIKGSAGVVGYDHIVDFTHFVEATMELLRNHALNPCEKLISTLLECNDHINALIKCLESNEDFPQALTDAEAGLLESLKSYSGLQDKASSEQTVVENQEATQSFRVSAQFYKACMVDGFDPLSIIRYIESKGSTVEVDWLIDEVPALNAVTADELELCHFRMQLEIHHSTREDIDEAFEFIAAESNIEIAPIEDDKPTPTLVKTDKQPTKNNKVKPKNPERMMKIPAQKLDELVNELGELVIVSAALEDHTKTIRDSALTEIVEHIQQLVSDVQSSTLQLRMVQIGETFNRFSRVVRDTSKELEKQVSLEIMGAETELDKSMVEKIVDPLTHLVRNAIDHGMESPAQRADSGKPEYGTLSLKAFHDSGSIVIEISDDGRGLDKEKIKEKAIQRNLISPDTELTDKEIANLIFEPGFSTAEKISNISGRGVGMDVVRKNIEAVRGTVSVESVEHQGTCFQLRLPLTMAIIDGFMVSVADAKFVIPLDMVTECIELPLGNGATRQTDYINLRGTVLPFIHLSRIFDLPTNPKIRPSIVVVKYGQLRAGIVVDQLLGEFQTVIKPLGALFEKMSGISGSSILGSGDIALILDVPKLIHDFAHEPESRKLANS is encoded by the coding sequence ATGGTTGATTTATCCGAAATTCAAGCGGTCTTTATTGAAGAAGCCAAGGAGTTGGTACTTCAATTTGAAGAAAGTCTCTTGGCAATGGAGTCTATACTGCCAAATAGTGACGACGAGATCATTAACGAGGCGTTTCGTGCTGCACATACCATAAAGGGCTCTGCCGGTGTTGTTGGCTATGACCATATTGTCGATTTTACGCATTTTGTTGAAGCCACTATGGAGCTTCTTCGTAATCACGCGCTAAATCCCTGCGAAAAACTGATTTCGACTTTGCTCGAATGTAATGACCATATAAATGCGTTAATTAAGTGCTTAGAGTCAAACGAAGATTTTCCTCAGGCGTTGACCGATGCTGAAGCTGGGCTGCTAGAAAGTTTAAAGTCATATAGTGGTTTGCAAGACAAAGCCTCAAGCGAGCAAACCGTTGTAGAAAATCAAGAAGCAACGCAGAGCTTTCGAGTCTCAGCGCAGTTTTATAAGGCCTGCATGGTGGATGGTTTTGATCCGCTCTCGATTATTCGCTACATCGAAAGTAAAGGTAGTACGGTAGAAGTAGATTGGTTGATTGATGAGGTACCTGCGCTTAACGCGGTCACAGCAGATGAACTAGAATTATGCCATTTTAGAATGCAGCTAGAGATACATCACTCTACGCGAGAAGATATTGATGAAGCATTTGAGTTTATTGCTGCAGAATCCAATATTGAGATAGCCCCAATTGAAGATGATAAGCCAACGCCAACACTTGTCAAAACTGATAAACAGCCCACCAAAAATAACAAAGTCAAACCAAAGAATCCCGAGCGGATGATGAAAATACCGGCGCAGAAGCTAGATGAATTAGTCAATGAACTTGGCGAGCTGGTTATCGTGTCTGCGGCACTCGAAGATCACACCAAAACAATACGCGACTCGGCCCTTACCGAAATTGTTGAGCATATTCAACAACTCGTTAGTGATGTGCAAAGCAGTACACTACAACTCAGAATGGTACAGATAGGCGAAACGTTTAATCGTTTTAGCCGTGTGGTGCGCGACACCTCAAAGGAGTTAGAAAAACAGGTTTCTTTAGAAATTATGGGGGCTGAAACCGAACTTGATAAATCAATGGTTGAAAAGATAGTCGACCCTCTTACGCATTTAGTTCGCAATGCCATTGATCATGGTATGGAGTCACCAGCACAACGAGCGGACAGTGGAAAGCCTGAATACGGTACCTTATCACTCAAAGCCTTTCATGATTCAGGCAGTATTGTAATAGAGATCAGTGACGATGGACGCGGGCTAGACAAAGAAAAAATTAAAGAAAAAGCAATTCAGCGTAATCTGATCTCACCTGATACTGAGCTTACCGACAAAGAAATTGCCAACTTAATCTTCGAGCCAGGCTTTTCCACAGCCGAAAAAATATCAAATATCTCGGGACGCGGCGTTGGCATGGATGTGGTGAGAAAAAACATTGAAGCGGTACGTGGAACGGTGAGTGTTGAATCTGTCGAGCACCAAGGTACGTGTTTCCAACTCAGGTTGCCGTTAACCATGGCCATTATCGATGGTTTTATGGTGAGTGTTGCGGATGCTAAGTTCGTCATTCCACTCGATATGGTTACAGAGTGTATTGAACTTCCGCTTGGCAATGGGGCAACTCGTCAAACCGATTACATTAATCTTCGCGGTACGGTGCTGCCATTTATTCATTTGAGTCGTATTTTCGACTTACCAACGAACCCTAAGATCAGACCAAGTATTGTCGTTGTGAAGTACGGTCAGTTGCGAGCAGGCATCGTCGTCGATCAGCTGTTAGGTGAGTTTCAAACGGTCATCAAACCACTCGGTGCGTTATTTGAAAAGATGTCGGGGATCAGTGGCTCAAGTATTTTAGGGTCAGGAGACATTGCGCTCATTCTTGATGTACCAAAGCTTATTCATGATTTTGCTCATGAACCTGAATCTAGAAAATTAGCTAACTCTTAA
- a CDS encoding methyl-accepting chemotaxis protein, whose translation MGILPAIFDKQVTQLSKAVVNAIEHSDLTQVNPALYEGEAKTLATNILSLLKSNAELTAIETTGTFAALLDGAGRIVHQSNQFTRLIANNAQSDGGYITDMLSLHNNFSELIDKATTVNIPSGSYQLEIMKLAEPISNCSFVAKLISQSSLSAGSNSDFYKQAMDYSTACIMLADENYDIVYINRAMRDMLLRLETAIQSTLPTFCVDKLVGGSIDQFHRNPSHQRTMLASLTSTHVAKLGFGEHSLELMITPVFDESNKRISTTVEWKDVTDEKRKERLLEEEFGVAFQAVACGEFDRRIEANELEGSIGRIAEAYNKSMEVLESVLEDNFAVLNAVSEGNLSLKPKVQAQGLLGELAQRTANLTDVLDTLATDIVELVSQAVKGNIQNRADTSNYAGAFKTMTDGLNEVLEATEKPIQEIANVMEGLKEGRLDVEIAGSYSGVYDELKQSVNSTISSLSRIICDVRSNSESLAQASTEVSSTAQSLAQSASEQASSVEETSASVEQMTASIAQNAENSKITDGMASKAAGEAQEGGSAVEETVSAMKQIASKIGIVDDIAYQTNLLALNAAIEAARAGEHGKGFAVVAAEVRKLAERSQFAAQEISQLASGSVSKAERAGSLLAEIVPAIGKTSDLVQEISAASDEQAAGVGQINDSMNQITQLTQQNASSSEELAATAEEMSSQAETLTQLVAYFKIGDIESQSKMRVLEGGKPQTEAQPVAERKEVSAGQARSKEHFEQF comes from the coding sequence ATGGGAATTTTACCAGCAATCTTTGACAAACAAGTTACTCAACTGTCGAAGGCAGTCGTAAACGCGATTGAACACTCAGATCTTACCCAAGTAAACCCCGCTTTATATGAAGGGGAAGCCAAAACACTCGCGACCAATATATTAAGTTTGCTTAAAAGTAATGCAGAATTAACGGCTATCGAGACCACAGGCACATTTGCTGCTCTCCTAGATGGTGCTGGTCGGATTGTTCATCAAAGCAATCAATTTACCCGGCTTATTGCAAATAACGCACAAAGTGATGGTGGATATATTACTGATATGCTGTCGTTGCACAATAACTTTTCCGAGCTGATAGACAAAGCCACCACTGTTAATATACCTAGTGGATCTTATCAATTAGAAATCATGAAATTAGCAGAGCCCATTTCTAACTGTAGTTTCGTGGCTAAATTAATCAGCCAATCGAGTTTGAGCGCTGGAAGTAATAGCGATTTTTATAAGCAAGCCATGGATTACAGTACCGCTTGTATTATGCTGGCTGATGAAAATTACGATATTGTTTATATAAATCGTGCCATGCGAGACATGTTACTCAGGTTAGAAACTGCGATCCAAAGCACGTTACCTACCTTTTGCGTCGACAAACTGGTGGGAGGAAGTATTGACCAGTTCCACCGTAATCCAAGCCACCAGCGCACTATGTTAGCGAGTTTAACCTCTACGCACGTTGCAAAGCTCGGGTTTGGCGAGCACAGCTTGGAGCTCATGATCACCCCCGTATTTGATGAAAGCAATAAGCGTATTTCTACTACGGTTGAGTGGAAAGACGTAACTGATGAAAAGCGCAAAGAGCGCTTGTTAGAAGAAGAGTTTGGTGTTGCCTTCCAAGCGGTAGCTTGCGGGGAATTTGACAGACGCATTGAAGCCAATGAGTTAGAGGGATCGATAGGCAGAATTGCTGAGGCATATAATAAGTCGATGGAAGTGCTGGAATCGGTACTTGAGGACAATTTTGCCGTGCTCAACGCAGTGAGTGAAGGTAACTTATCATTAAAGCCCAAAGTACAAGCACAAGGGCTTTTAGGTGAGCTGGCGCAACGTACAGCCAATCTCACCGATGTGTTAGATACCTTAGCGACCGATATCGTCGAGTTGGTTTCACAAGCGGTCAAAGGAAACATCCAAAATCGCGCAGACACCTCAAACTATGCCGGCGCATTTAAAACCATGACTGATGGTCTTAACGAGGTATTGGAAGCGACCGAAAAGCCAATTCAAGAAATTGCTAACGTCATGGAGGGGTTAAAAGAAGGTCGCCTTGATGTTGAGATTGCAGGAAGCTATTCAGGTGTCTATGACGAGTTGAAGCAAAGCGTCAATAGTACAATCTCCAGTTTAAGTCGCATTATTTGTGATGTTCGTTCTAACTCAGAGTCGTTAGCGCAGGCATCTACCGAAGTCTCTTCTACAGCACAGTCATTGGCACAGAGTGCAAGCGAACAAGCCTCGTCAGTTGAAGAGACATCAGCCTCTGTAGAACAAATGACGGCATCCATTGCCCAAAATGCAGAAAACTCCAAAATCACTGACGGTATGGCATCAAAAGCGGCAGGTGAAGCACAAGAGGGCGGTAGCGCCGTGGAAGAGACCGTATCGGCCATGAAACAAATTGCGTCTAAGATAGGTATTGTCGATGACATTGCTTATCAAACGAATCTGTTGGCACTCAACGCTGCCATAGAAGCGGCTCGAGCTGGAGAGCATGGTAAAGGGTTTGCTGTGGTGGCTGCAGAAGTCAGAAAGCTTGCTGAGCGTTCTCAATTTGCAGCGCAGGAAATATCTCAGTTAGCATCTGGCTCAGTGAGCAAAGCCGAGCGGGCAGGCAGTCTACTTGCTGAAATCGTACCTGCAATTGGTAAAACCTCTGATTTAGTACAAGAGATCTCCGCAGCGTCAGACGAACAAGCGGCAGGTGTTGGCCAAATCAACGACTCGATGAATCAAATCACCCAGCTAACGCAGCAAAATGCGTCATCGTCAGAAGAGCTTGCAGCCACCGCGGAAGAAATGTCCAGTCAAGCAGAGACGCTTACCCAGCTCGTTGCCTATTTTAAAATCGGAGATATTGAAAGCCAAAGCAAAATGCGCGTGTTAGAAGGAGGCAAGCCGCAAACAGAAGCACAACCCGTCGCCGAGCGAAAAGAAGTTAGTGCTGGGCAAGCTCGCTCAAAAGAGCACTTTGAACAGTTCTAA
- a CDS encoding CheR family methyltransferase, translated as MIGDFISDQEFTCIADFFKAESGIHLRDHKKNLVCGRLNQRLRILGLSSYGEYIEYLKIPNNKGERNMCIDLLTTNETYFFRERKHFEKLAELFTTYYQKSAPDIWCAACSSGEEAYTLAMCTQEHYGNGNWVVRASDISERMLDLAKKAIYPLHRAKNIPDEYLRKYCLNGVGEKTGYIMVNDELYHKVNFFKNNLLVPYIGGKADIIFLRNALIYFEKDEKVKILENIYRAMPKQGFLFLGHSESLNGVYDKFESIAPAVYAKC; from the coding sequence ATGATTGGGGACTTTATTAGCGATCAAGAATTTACCTGTATTGCTGACTTCTTCAAAGCCGAATCAGGAATACATCTTAGGGATCATAAAAAGAACTTAGTCTGTGGACGACTAAATCAAAGACTGAGGATTTTAGGATTAAGTAGCTATGGTGAGTACATTGAGTATCTAAAAATACCCAATAACAAAGGTGAGCGAAATATGTGCATCGACTTGCTGACTACCAATGAAACCTATTTCTTCAGAGAGCGTAAACACTTTGAAAAGCTCGCAGAGCTGTTTACCACTTACTACCAAAAGTCTGCACCAGATATTTGGTGTGCGGCTTGCTCCTCTGGCGAAGAGGCATACACCTTGGCCATGTGCACGCAGGAGCATTATGGTAACGGGAATTGGGTGGTGCGTGCCAGCGATATTTCTGAGCGGATGCTGGATTTAGCGAAAAAGGCAATTTACCCCTTACATCGTGCTAAAAACATTCCTGACGAATACCTAAGGAAATACTGTCTAAATGGCGTCGGAGAGAAGACCGGCTATATCATGGTGAATGATGAGCTCTATCATAAAGTTAATTTTTTCAAAAATAATCTACTTGTGCCTTATATCGGTGGTAAAGCTGACATAATATTTCTCCGTAATGCACTGATCTATTTTGAAAAAGATGAAAAGGTAAAAATCCTAGAAAATATTTATAGGGCGATGCCGAAGCAAGGTTTTTTGTTTTTAGGACACTCCGAGAGCTTAAATGGCGTGTATGACAAATTTGAATCAATCGCCCCTGCGGTGTATGCAAAATGTTGA
- a CDS encoding chemotaxis protein CheD: protein MLMPSRDVESIFLQPGSLAIESFRPATLNTLLGSCVSFVLVSKQHQLVVVSHMLLPTTEKPNDDEPAKYVDKTFSLVRQYLERFSIPEDCVEIKLFGGGEMFKTSCSETVGMRNIEMSHKLIDDYGFRLVARDVGGPYYRRIQVDLKDGACRVDRFHVALSSRRAT from the coding sequence ATGTTGATGCCGAGCAGAGACGTTGAATCAATATTTTTGCAGCCGGGTAGTTTGGCGATTGAGTCATTTCGTCCAGCAACGCTCAATACCTTGCTGGGGTCCTGTGTTTCATTTGTTTTAGTGTCTAAGCAGCACCAACTAGTTGTTGTGAGTCATATGCTATTGCCAACCACAGAAAAGCCGAATGACGATGAGCCCGCTAAATATGTCGATAAGACTTTTTCGTTGGTTCGCCAATATTTAGAGCGGTTTAGTATCCCTGAGGATTGTGTGGAGATTAAGCTTTTTGGTGGTGGAGAGATGTTCAAAACGTCTTGTTCAGAGACTGTCGGTATGCGAAACATCGAAATGAGTCATAAGCTGATTGACGATTATGGATTTAGGCTTGTCGCGCGTGATGTTGGCGGCCCTTATTATCGGAGAATTCAAGTGGATCTCAAGGATGGCGCTTGCCGGGTAGACCGTTTTCATGTTGCGTTATCGAGTAGGAGAGCAACCTGA
- a CDS encoding protein-glutamate methylesterase/protein-glutamine glutaminase produces the protein MSNKISVYIIDDSAVVRQTVTAMLEYSPEICVTKVFSNPVLAQPSVLAEPPDVIILDIEMPQMDGITFLRWLMANKPIPVIICSSLTTTGAQLSVEALSLGAFEILTKPECGLKSFLESQREQFIKVVKQARFYRPKSSTEDISRAPAIDVAMSNTNLAINTTDKVVAIGTSTGGTQALEYIFSQLEPELPGIVVVQHMPANFTKAFAQRLNDISKLKIKEAEHNERVLANHVYIAPGSHHLQLVRRGAFYYTQLKDGPPVQRHKPSVNVLFQSVAKQVRSNAIGFILTGMGADGAFGLLEMKKSGAKTYAQDESSSIVFGMPKEAIKLNAHSKEVTLADVPMTITQCFS, from the coding sequence ATGTCGAATAAAATTTCCGTCTATATTATCGATGACTCTGCTGTGGTAAGGCAAACGGTTACTGCGATGTTGGAGTATTCGCCTGAAATCTGCGTGACTAAGGTGTTTAGCAACCCTGTCTTGGCGCAGCCCAGCGTGTTGGCAGAGCCGCCAGATGTAATTATTCTTGATATAGAAATGCCACAGATGGATGGTATTACCTTTTTACGCTGGCTCATGGCCAATAAACCTATCCCCGTGATCATTTGTTCATCGCTAACAACCACAGGAGCTCAATTGTCGGTAGAGGCACTCTCTCTTGGCGCATTTGAAATCTTAACTAAACCAGAGTGTGGCTTAAAATCATTTCTTGAGTCTCAACGCGAGCAATTTATTAAAGTGGTTAAGCAAGCGAGATTCTACAGACCAAAGTCCTCTACGGAAGACATAAGCCGTGCGCCTGCTATCGATGTTGCAATGAGCAATACCAACCTTGCCATTAATACCACTGATAAAGTGGTAGCCATCGGCACTTCGACAGGGGGGACGCAAGCGCTTGAGTACATATTTAGTCAATTAGAACCCGAATTGCCTGGTATTGTGGTGGTACAACATATGCCAGCCAACTTCACTAAAGCCTTTGCTCAAAGGCTAAATGATATTTCAAAATTAAAGATTAAGGAGGCTGAGCATAACGAACGCGTACTGGCTAACCATGTGTACATCGCGCCAGGAAGCCATCACCTTCAGCTTGTTCGTCGTGGTGCATTCTATTACACTCAGCTCAAAGATGGGCCGCCAGTGCAGCGCCATAAGCCTTCGGTCAATGTATTGTTTCAATCTGTTGCGAAGCAAGTTAGAAGTAATGCTATCGGATTTATATTAACCGGAATGGGCGCAGATGGTGCATTTGGTTTGTTAGAAATGAAGAAATCGGGGGCGAAGACTTATGCACAAGATGAAAGCTCCAGCATTGTATTTGGAATGCCAAAAGAGGCCATTAAGCTAAATGCTCACAGTAAAGAAGTGACTCTAGCGGATGTGCCGATGACAATAACTCAATGTTTTTCATAA